Proteins from a single region of Hermetia illucens chromosome 3, iHerIll2.2.curated.20191125, whole genome shotgun sequence:
- the LOC119651648 gene encoding mitochondrial coenzyme A transporter SLC25A42, whose protein sequence is MEMSRLKNPNITMSITATSSTPNSSPVIQSSPPQHNVNESDPKISYGSSAQKLDNVDVVLTSMAAGAFAGALAKTTIAPLDRTKINFQINKDATYSFRGAISFIEKTYRNEGFFALWRGNSATMARIIPYSAIQFTAHEQWRKILKVDQHNTDTKGRRYIAGSLAGVTSQSLTYPLDLARARMAVTNKYSGYTSLRQVFVKIWVEEGPLTLYRGYFATVLGVIPYAGTSFFTYETLKKEYYELTGSKTPHTLVSLAFGALAGLAGQTSSYPLDIVRRRMQTMGIKHKNQQYSTLISTLSKIYREEGIKNGFFKGLSMNWIKGPIAVGISFTTYDLTKEFLRELALYKKGRFG, encoded by the exons ATGGAAATGAGCCGACTGAAAAATCCGAATATCACTATGTCAATTACAGCCACTTCTTCAACACCAAATAGCTCTCCAGTGATACAGAGTTCTCCACCGCAACATAATGTCAACGAAAGCGATCCTAAAATATCTTACG GATCAAGTGCACAAAAATTAGACAATGTCGATGTTGTGCTGACGAGTATGGCAGCGGGAGCCTTTGCTGGAGCTCTTGCCAAGACAACAATTGCACCTCTAGATAGgacgaaaattaattttcaaattaa taAGGACGCGACATACTCATTCCGGGGAGCAATCTCGTTTATCGAGAAAACATATAGAAACGAGGGATTCTTTGCGTTATGGCGCGGTAATTCAGCAACTATGGCTCGAATAATCCCGTACTCAGCCATTCAATTCACTGCCCACGAACAGTGGCGGAAAATACTCAAGGTGGATCAACATAACACGGA CACGAAGGGCCGCCGATATATAGCAGGTTCCCTGGCTGGAGTGACTTCGCAATCATTAACCTACCCACTTGATTTAGCGAGAGCTCGAATGGCTGTTACGAATAAATATTCTGGCTATAC CTCTCTCAGGCAAGTTTTCGTTAAAATTTGGGTAGAAGAGGGTCCACTCACTTTATACAGGGGATATTTTGCAACAGTGTTAGGAGTTATTCCGTATGCAGGAACGTCTTTCTTCACGTACGAAACCCTGAAAAAAGAATATTATG AGTTAACCGGAAGCAAAACACCACATACACTAGTATCATTAGCTTTTGGCGCTTTGGCTGGCTTGGCAGGCCAAACTTCCAGCTACCCACTGGATATTGTACGAAGGAGAATGCAAACAATGGGAATAAAGCACAAAAATCAACAATACTCTACGCTCATTTCCACCTTATCAAAAATATACAG GGAAGAAGGCATTAAAAACGGATTTTTCAAAGGCCTGAGCATGAACTGGATAAAAGGACCTATCGCGGTTGGCATCAGTTTCACAACGTACGATCTAACCAAGGAGTTTCTTAGGGAATTAGCGCTTTATAAAAAAGGAAGGTTTGGCTAA
- the LOC119652065 gene encoding uncharacterized protein LOC119652065: protein MNEYTKLASLCVGGNFLTFRENFYKTTAGISMGNPMSPLVTEMFMAYVKSIIEEKGIMPRIWFRYVDDMFAIVEKERVDNTLTEINRIHPNIQFTIEKEEHVSLPFLDLRVTNNIGNLEFEIYRKPTVTQRTIPATSAHTATQKMAAYNSMVHTP, encoded by the coding sequence atgaatgaatacacTAAATTGGCATCACTATGTGTGGGTGGAAATTTTTTGAcatttcgtgaaaatttctaTAAAACCACAGCAGGAATCTCCATGGGCAACCCAATGTCACCACTGGTGACGGAAATGTTTATGGCATACGTGAAATCAATCATCGAAGAAAAGGGGATAATGCCGAGGATTTGGTTCAGATATGTCGATGATATGTTTGCCATAGTTGAAAAGGAGAGGGTTGACAACACGTTAACAGAAATCAATAGGATACACCCGAATATCCAATTCACAATAGAAAAGGAAGAACATGTATCTCTACCATTTTTGGACCTACGAGTAACAAACAATATCGGAAACCTCGAATTCGAGATATACAGGAAACCAACGGTAACCcaaagaacgataccagcaacttcggCTCATACCGCAAcgcaaaaaatggctgcctacaaTTCAATGGTACATACCCCCTAA
- the LOC119652066 gene encoding uncharacterized protein LOC119652066 — protein sequence MDITERAVYRGQLTKLTNSASEYLNSSDSKSDKTEDIDLIEDELVSFIERINSVLGTLRKCNDEIRPSIKLENAQKEFETIYEYEDKAANILSHLNQRLKRLRKCRDNLDTSSSSSLSIERKKEHTFSSAKLPKLSLKVFSGQPHEWLPFWERFRVAVHDRTDLTGADKFYYLSNHLVGKAADTIAGFTPTNANYDSAVSLLLEQYGNVDKLVDYTMQQLMNLSRINSRHDVTKLRKLYTDIRAHTRSLTALNVPSSQYSIMLRSLILHCLPHDLVIDFHRLHPSKQDKAARSIEDETASLSVGTSEHSSCGGNQLNDILSFIKEEISSLEMAELTNDRRTRTSKVANICKTAAGVLTTTNIAEFCCFCKSNSHLTENCKTTLSLAEKKTILKSMGYCFKCTKKGHNAKRCFNKRVKCSLCGSNHATSMHDPTYRPKAKNTTTVAPSTTTVAPATNSCGSTTALYASALLQTEEVLLQTATIIASSNSSSVPVRIILDGGSQRTFVKENIVTKLQLDTHDIVKLRILPFGDSNNSEPKLFKRVRIKLRSLHSEEAIEILA from the coding sequence atggaCATAACGGAACGAGCGGTTTATCGTGGGCAGTTAACGAAATTAACAAATAGTGCGTCCGAATATTTAAACAGCTCAGATTCCAAAAGTGATAAAACGGAAGACATTGATCTTATTGAAGACGAACTTGTGAGCTTTATCGAACGCATAAATTCAGTTTTGGGTACGTTACGAAAATGCAATGATGAAATTCGACCTTCTATAAAGCTAGAAAATGCCCAGAAAGAATTTGAAACGATTTACGAGTATGAGGATAAAGCCGCGAACATTTTATCGCACCTAAACCAGAGACTTAAACGGTTACGAAAATGCCGCGATAATCTTgacacttcatcatcatctagCCTAAGTATTGAACGAAAAAAGGAGCACACATTTAGCTCTGCTAAATTGCCAAAACTTTCGTTAAAAGTTTTCAGTGGTCAACCACATGAGTGGCTCCCTTTCTGGGAACGCTTTCGTGTAGCGGTTCATGACCGAACGGATTTAACCGGTGctgataaattttattatttatcaaaTCATTTGGTTGGCAAGGCGGCAGATACAATTGCTGGTTTTACACCAACAAACGCCAACTATGATTCGGCTGTTTCGTTGTTGCTGGAACAGTATGGAAACGTCGATAAGCTCGTCGATTATACGATGCAGCAGCTGATGAACCTTTCTCGAATAAACTCTCGTCATGACGTGACAAAATTGAGGAAATTATACACAGACATAAGAGCCCATACAAGGTCACTTACCGCACTTAATGTTCCATCGTCACAGTACTCTATAATGCTGAGAAGTTTAATTCTGCATTGTTTGCCTCATGATTTAGTGATCGATTTTCATAGGCTACATCCGAGTAAGCAAGATAAAGCTGCACGTTCAATCGAAGACGAAACTGCATCACTATCGGTGGGTACTAGCGAGCACAGTAGTTGTGGTGGTAATCAGCTAAATGATATTCTGTCATTTATTAAAGAAGAGATCTCCTCTCTCGAAATGGCCGAGCTGACAAATGACCGGAGAACGAGAACATCAAAAGTCGCAAATATATGTAAAACGGCTGCTGGGGTACTCACCACTACGAACATAGCTGAGTTTTGCTGCTTTTGCAAATCAAACAGTCATTTAACGGAAAATTGCAAAACGACGTTATCGCTTGCAGAGAAgaagacaattttgaaaagCATGGGGTATTGCTTTAAATGCACCAAAAAGGGACACAATGCTAAGCGATGCTTCAATAAACGTGTAAAGTGTTCTCTTTGTGGAAGTAATCATGCTACGTCTATGCACGACCCAACATACCGACCTAAAGCTAAAAATACAACAACAGTAGCACCTTCAACAACAACGGTAGCACCTGCAACAAACTCTTGTGGCTCAACAACAGCATTGTATGCATCAGCTTTACTGCAAACAGAAGAGGTACTTCTTCAAACGGCTACTATTATAGCTTCGAGTAATTCGAGTTCTGTGCCAGTACGAATAATTCTAGATGGTGGCTCGCAGCGTACGTTTGTCAAAGAAAACATTGTAACGAAACTACAACTCGACACACATGATATCGTTAAGCTACGTATTTTACCATTTGGAGATTCGAATAACTCTGAGCCAAAGCTCTTTAAACGCGTTCGAATTAAACTACGTAGTTTACATTCAGAAGAGGCGATCGAAATCCTGGCATAG
- the LOC119652067 gene encoding uncharacterized protein LOC119652067, whose translation MLIGADIYWSIVKDDFKRITDNLVAIDTIFGWTLQGPISTQGTSVTSTNLNVGVIEDNSLESLVDRIERLWVVDDITSNHHKLQVDDIIEKHIRKNGTRYEASLLWRNDKCTIDNNRGGALKGLRRSLVKLSEDPEKLRQYDEIIWEMISSGVAEICDEAEKTNERTYFMPHRPVYREERETTKMRIVFNASARSGGNPSLNDLLWSGPNLLPDILKMILNFRLGKHGITADIERAFLQIELAQKDRKVHRFFWILSLDDLLSIIILQMNRVTFGVTCSFHLIEALLKHLEDESINFPETCELLKSFYVDDLIVSVDDFEDAVKLFNETREILSRASMNIRKWKSNNEKLRQIFDTNESNNISKHKVLGLIWFMEIDTLAVDLQKLCQQISFDVVTKRTILQTLASFYDPLGMLSPFVIKMKLIFQEA comes from the coding sequence ATGTTAATAGGGGCCGATATTTACTGGTCCATAGTAAAAGACGACTTCAAAAGAATAACCGACAACCTTGTCGCCATTGACACCATTTTCGGATGGACACTACAAGGACCTATATCGACCCAAGGCACGTCAGTAACATCTACGAATCTCAATGTTGGTGTAATTGAGGACAACTCACTTGAATCTTTAGTTGATCGGATTGAACGATTATGGGTTGTTGACGATATTACATCAAATCATCATAAGCTTCAAGTGGATGATATTATCGAAAAACACATTCGGAAAAATGGCACGCGATATGAAGCATCATTGCTATGGAGAAACGACAAATGCACTATTGATAACAACCGCGGTGGCGCTCTCAAAGGACTTCGACGTTCATTGGTGAAGCTTAGTGAGGATCCGGAAAAGTTAAGGCAATACGATGAAATCATATGGGAGATGATTTCAAGTGGTGTTGCAGAAATTTGCGATGAAGCAGAAAAAACCAACGAACGGACTTATTTTATGCCACATCGACCGGTGTATCGGGAGGAAAGAGAGACCACAAAAATGCGTATTGTGTTTAACGCATCAGCACGATCTGGTGGTAACCCCTCATTAAACGACTTATTGTGGTCAGGACCAAACCTTTTACCAGACatattaaaaatgattttgaacttCAGGCTTGGCAAACATGGAATTACGGCCGATATCGAACGAGCTTTCTTGCAGATAGAGCTGGCACAAAAGGATCGAAAAGTACATCGTTTTTTCTGGATTTTATCCTTGGATGATTTGCTTTCAATAATCATTCTTCAAATGAATAGGGTAACCTTCGGAGTCACCTGCAGCTTTCATCTGATTGAAGCATTGTTGAAACATTTGGAGGATGAATCAATCAATTTTCCTGAAACCTGTGAACTACTAAAATCGTTTTATGTGGATGACCTAATCGTAAGTGTTGACGATTTTGAAGACGCTGTAAAATTGTTCAACGAAACACGTGAAATATTGTCCAGAGCATCGATGAACATACGTAAATGGAAGTCGAACAACGAGAAACTAAGACAAATTTTCGATACAAATGAAAGCAACAATATTTCAAAACACAAGGTGTTAGGACTCATATGGTTTATGGAAATTGATACCCTTGCAGTggatctgcaaaagctttgtcAACAGATATCTTTCGATGTAGTAACGAAACGAACCATTCTTCAAACGTTAGCATCTTTTTATGACCCTTTGGGAATGTTATCACCATTTGTCATAAAAATGAAGCTCATTTTCCAAGAGGCTTGA